The region GGCGGCACCCCGGATCCCGGTTCTCCAAGCGGGCCGCCCGCCGCCGGCCCGAACGCGAAGCACCGGCCGCCCTTCTGGGTCTTCACGCTCTACTTCTCCGAGGGCTTCCCCTACAGCATGGTCCACCAGTTCTCCACGGTCTTCTTCAAGGACCACGGGGCCAGCCTCGAAGCGGTGGGGCTCACGTCCCTGTACCGCCTGCCGTGGATCCTCAAGTTCGCGTGGGCCCCCCTGGCCGACGCTTTCTCCACCAAGCGCCGGTGGATCCTGTCGGCCCAGTGCCTCCTGCTGGGCGCGGCCCTGGCCATGGCGGCGGGCTCCGCCCTTCCCCGGCCGCTGGAGGCCGTGGCCGCCCTGTTTCTCGCGACCGCCATCCTGGCGGCCACCCAGGACATCGCCGTGGACGGCTTCTACCTCGAAGCCCTGGACCGGACGCGCCAGGCGGCCTACGTGGGGTACCAGTCCATGTCCTACCGTCTGGCCATGATCGCCGGCGGAGGGGGGGTCATCTGGTTTTCGGGGAAGTTCGGCTGGGGGCCCGCTTTCCTCCTGGCCTCGGGGATCCTCGCCTTCGTTTTTCTCTTCCACGCGCTGTACCTGCCCCGGACCGAAACCCGAATGCGCCCGGGAGTCCAGCTCCTGGGCTACCTGTTCCGGCCCGCCCGCCTGGGGTTCCTGGCCGCCGCCGCCGCCGGCCTGGCCGGCCTCGCGTGGCTGTGGAACCGGTGGGGGCGCGCGGCGCTCTCCCCGCACCTGCCGAACCTCAGCGTTCCGGCCTGGATCGCCCTGGCCTTCCTCACGGCCATGGTCCTCCTGCTCCTCTTCCTGAGGCCCCTCAAGCGCCGGATGGAAGGCTCCGACTCCCTCTACGCGCGGGCCTTCGTGGACTATCTGGACCAGAGGCGCATCGGCGTCATCCTCGCCTTCCTGTGCACCTACCGCACGGGGGAGTCCTTTCTCCTGGCCATGGTCTACCCCTTGCTCAAGGACATCGGATTGGCGCGGGACCAGTACGGCCTCATCTACGGGACCTTCGGGGTCGCGGCCTCCATCACCGGCGGGATCCTGGGCGGCCACCTCATCGGGAAATTCGGACTCAAGAAGGTGATCTGGCCCTTCGTGGCCGCCCAAAACGTTCCCAACCTCCTCTACGCCGCCCTCGCCGTGTGGTACGGCCCCCTCGCGGGCCATCCCGAGCGGGGCGCCGCCGATCCCCTCATCGTCGCCCCCTTCGTGGTCCTGGAGGCGTTCGGGGCGGGCCTCGGAACGGCGGTCTTCATGGTCTTCATCATGAGGACGTGCAAGGCCTCCTTCAAATCCGCCCACATGAGCATCGCCACCAGCATCATGAACGTCTCCACC is a window of Acidobacteriota bacterium DNA encoding:
- a CDS encoding MFS transporter; its protein translation is MSAPREGAPGGTPDPGSPSGPPAAGPNAKHRPPFWVFTLYFSEGFPYSMVHQFSTVFFKDHGASLEAVGLTSLYRLPWILKFAWAPLADAFSTKRRWILSAQCLLLGAALAMAAGSALPRPLEAVAALFLATAILAATQDIAVDGFYLEALDRTRQAAYVGYQSMSYRLAMIAGGGGVIWFSGKFGWGPAFLLASGILAFVFLFHALYLPRTETRMRPGVQLLGYLFRPARLGFLAAAAAGLAGLAWLWNRWGRAALSPHLPNLSVPAWIALAFLTAMVLLLLFLRPLKRRMEGSDSLYARAFVDYLDQRRIGVILAFLCTYRTGESFLLAMVYPLLKDIGLARDQYGLIYGTFGVAASITGGILGGHLIGKFGLKKVIWPFVAAQNVPNLLYAALAVWYGPLAGHPERGAADPLIVAPFVVLEAFGAGLGTAVFMVFIMRTCKASFKSAHMSIATSIMNVSTTLAGVLSGFLAHWLGWPLFFVMTFLATVPSMAMIPFLPHLEGGRAGGK